CAGGAGCTTAGTGGCCTACCAGACGCTTACCGGGCAGCGGTGGTGACCTGTGACCTGGAGGGGCGCACCCGGTCGGAAGCGGCCGGGCGCCTGGGGTGGTCCGAGGGGACGGTTGCGAGCCGCCTGGCCCGCGGGCGTGCGCTGCTCGCCGATCGATTGATGCGCCGCGGGGTCGTGGTTCCGGCACTGGGATTGGCTGCAACTCTCGGAACGAATCACGCATCCGCGGTTCCGGCGCTCACGTGTTCCGTGTTGTTGAGCCACCCTTCGCCCAGCGCGGAGGCGCTGGCGAAGGAGGTAATACGAACCATGTTTTCAAGCAAACTCAGGACAGTGGCGGTGGCTCTGCTCACCGCCGTTGGAGTCGCCGGGGCCGGCGCTGCGACCGTGTGGGCGTGCGGCGGGTACGGCCCTCGGATCGTGTCACCGGTGTCGCCCGCGAAGCCGTTCCCGCTGGAGTCCGTCGAGACCAACGGGGCACAATCGACCGGCGCCGCGTGGGCGCGATCCGCACCGGCGGTCCTCGCCGATGCCGCCACTGATAAGCCTGCCGGCGAGAACGCGGGCGCTGCGAAAGACGCCCGGTTCGTGCTGACGAACCCGGCCCGCGACATCACCATCGTTTCCGATCGACACGAGACGTTCGTGGAGTTCTTTCACCGGCAACCGGTGTTGGTCGCTGTCGTGCCCGATGCCCTGCGAGAGAAGCTGATTTACGGCGCGAAAGGGCCGCTCGAATTCGTATTCGTGGATCAGGCGTCGTTCAATACGGACGGCCCACGGGTCGCGGCCTATGGCGCGAGCATGAAACTGGTGCCGATTTCGTTCGACACCCCGGTCGCCCGCCTTCTCGAACTGACAGTGCGTAGCGAGCCAATGATCTTCGTGCGGGATGCGAGCGACAAGAACTTGTGGCACGCGGTCGGATACACGCGGCGCTCATCAGTCGGGTTCTTCGCGGCCACCGCGCGCGTCAAGCCGGACGACTTCGCTCCCGCGGATTTGCTTCAAAAAAACGAGAAAAAGTAACCCTGTCCCGATTCAAGGAGATGAGCCATGCGACGATTTGTATTCGCGCTCTCACTGTTCGGCGCCGCACTGCTGGCCGCAAACGGTTTGACCGCCGACGAGCCGAAGAAGACTGATGCGAAGCTGACGAAGAAGGATCTCGGCAAGATGATGAAGGACGCCCACCACGGGGCGAAATCGCCACACGCGCGCACTGCCGCAGAATTGAAGAAGGACGCGCCCGACTGGGAGGAGATCACCAAAGACGTGAAGGCGTTCGTCGCGATGGGCGAAGCGTTCCAGAAGGTGAATCTCAACTACACGTCGCCCGCGAAGTACATCGAGAGCACAACGGCGCTGAGCAAGGCGGCCGGGGGCAAAGACAAGAAGGCCGCGACCGAGGCATTCACCGGACTGACGAAGTCGTGTGCTTCGTGTCACTTCTACGGCGGTGCGCCCGGCGGCCTGGAGAAGTAACAGAGCGCAGGTGTGGGAAGAGAAGAGCCGCAGACAACGCGGATGAACGCAGATCAAACCAGAAGGCAATGCTCAAATTCGCTCTTCGATTTGATCTGCGTTCATCCGCGTTGTCTGCGGCTCTTCTTCGCCGTGCATTATCCCTCGCGGCTCGCTCCCGGAACCCAAAGCACGTCTCCCTTTCCGCCGTCATTCGTGACGCGGGCGAGCACGAACAAAAAGTCGCTGAGTCGGTTCAGGTAGATCAGCGCGTGTGTGTTGACTTGCTCCGTGCGTTGAAGGGTGACCACCGCGCGTTCGGCCCGTCGGCACACGGTTCGCGCCAGATGCAACCACGCGGCGGCCGGCGTTCCGCCCGGCAGAATGAAACTCCTCAGTGGTTGTAACCCCTCGTTCAACCGATCGATGGCCCACTCCAATCGCTCGTACTGTGCGGGCACCACGCGCAGTGCTTTTCCGGATCCTTCGCCATCAGCTTGCGGCACGCACAAATCTGCTCCCACGTCGAAGAGGTCGTTCTGGATGACCCGCAGGAGCTTGCTTTCGGGACAGTCCGGGCAGTTCGCAGTAACGAGGCCCAGAACGGAATTCAGTTCGTCCACTTCGCCGTAGGCTTCGACGCGCGCTGCGTCTTTTGGCACGCGCGAGCCGTCACCCAAGCCCGTTTCACCGCCGTCGCCGGACTTCGTGTAGATGCGCGAGAGAAAGACCATAGCGCCGAGTTCTCGTTCGGATTCGGGCGAGGCTCCACGCCCGTATTTTGCGCCGCTTGCCCGGGCTGCCAACACGGTTTTGAAATCTTCTACGCGGAAGTGAGAACTTGGAACTTCGGCTTAAACTCTCCGCGCCGCGTGGACGATACATCAGGCACACGCGGCTAAATCGTCAAGGCTCGGAGGGGAGTATGTCCTGGATTCGTCGCAAACTCTGGGTACTGGCGGTGGGCGTCCTCGCGGGCGCCTCCGGCTGCAACCCGTTCACGCTCGGTTTCCTCACGCCGGTCCCGGTGCAACCGTGGACCGCGGAGCGGATGGAGCAGAAACTCAACCACAAGAACGACGGGCGCGTGCCGATCATGCCGCCGCTCCGCGCCGGGTACCCGGACCCGATCTGTGAGGACGCGCCGAGCGACCAAGAAGTGCTCCGCGCGATGCCGCGGAACCCGCGCGGCGTGCCGTACTTCTACGAGACGTTCCGCGACGACATCGTGATCGTCAAGAACCGGCTCGTGGACAAGATCGATCCGCCGCGCTTCTTCCCGCTCGTCGGCCAGGCGCAACTCCACCACTGCCACTGGGAATGTGTGATTTATTACACCGAACTGGTGCAGTCGGACTA
The Gemmata palustris DNA segment above includes these coding regions:
- a CDS encoding RNA polymerase sigma factor, producing the protein MRSLIQRLQSRLSNREGETTDEHLLGDFLAHREVGRGVPQIADEAFAAIVQRHGPMVRGVCRRVLRNDTDADDAFQAVFIVLLRKAEAVRPRNQLGNWLYGVAVNVARRGRDTNSRRRVQELTVEVPGPEPVNNDLREVIDQELSGLPDAYRAAVVTCDLEGRTRSEAAGRLGWSEGTVASRLARGRALLADRLMRRGVVVPALGLAATLGTNHASAVPALTCSVLLSHPSPSAEALAKEVIRTMFSSKLRTVAVALLTAVGVAGAGAATVWACGGYGPRIVSPVSPAKPFPLESVETNGAQSTGAAWARSAPAVLADAATDKPAGENAGAAKDARFVLTNPARDITIVSDRHETFVEFFHRQPVLVAVVPDALREKLIYGAKGPLEFVFVDQASFNTDGPRVAAYGASMKLVPISFDTPVARLLELTVRSEPMIFVRDASDKNLWHAVGYTRRSSVGFFAATARVKPDDFAPADLLQKNEKK
- a CDS encoding cob(I)yrinic acid a,c-diamide adenosyltransferase → MVFLSRIYTKSGDGGETGLGDGSRVPKDAARVEAYGEVDELNSVLGLVTANCPDCPESKLLRVIQNDLFDVGADLCVPQADGEGSGKALRVVPAQYERLEWAIDRLNEGLQPLRSFILPGGTPAAAWLHLARTVCRRAERAVVTLQRTEQVNTHALIYLNRLSDFLFVLARVTNDGGKGDVLWVPGASREG
- a CDS encoding cytochrome c, which produces MRRFVFALSLFGAALLAANGLTADEPKKTDAKLTKKDLGKMMKDAHHGAKSPHARTAAELKKDAPDWEEITKDVKAFVAMGEAFQKVNLNYTSPAKYIESTTALSKAAGGKDKKAATEAFTGLTKSCASCHFYGGAPGGLEK